In a genomic window of Pelotomaculum thermopropionicum SI:
- the RfaG gene encoding glycosyltransferase, giving the protein MRYKGVICFSAVDWDFLKQRTHYLMAGLAEKGLRVFFVENTGVRCPGLNDMPRVISRLRTAAGQIKNVEVSSNLDIFSPLAIPFPFSIFAITYNKQYFKLKINNYLKKYNLKPSEIIFWTYLATPVVLSIIRDYKWGVTVYDIVSDSKIIQPRLAPYEEQLLKGSDFTFFASITLYDKYYKLAKNPVLFKDGFNLEIVNKNIDIPEIKEMQRPRFIYIGGLNKKLCLDFIIELAKYFQNGSVILVGPRTDDIKIPSLGNIYQFPKQMYVNLAGFLKEADAGLVPYFSDDYSGAMHPAKLNEYLSFGLPIVATATPELKRLSEIWGNGYFYLGNSAEEFVRAADKAIAEDNVKMRQKRLKMALENTWEKRINELNEIIGNIFH; this is encoded by the coding sequence TTGCGCTATAAAGGAGTCATTTGTTTTTCCGCTGTAGACTGGGATTTTCTTAAACAGAGAACACATTATTTAATGGCCGGGCTGGCAGAAAAGGGCTTAAGAGTATTTTTTGTAGAAAATACCGGGGTGCGTTGTCCTGGTCTTAACGACATGCCGCGCGTTATTAGTAGACTTCGTACTGCTGCAGGGCAAATAAAAAATGTAGAAGTATCATCAAACTTAGATATCTTTTCACCTCTGGCTATTCCCTTTCCATTTAGCATATTTGCTATAACTTATAATAAGCAATATTTTAAATTAAAAATAAATAATTATTTAAAAAAATATAATCTTAAACCATCTGAGATTATTTTTTGGACTTATCTTGCTACTCCTGTTGTACTATCAATAATAAGAGATTATAAATGGGGTGTAACTGTATATGATATAGTCAGTGATTCGAAAATAATTCAGCCGCGCCTTGCGCCATATGAGGAGCAGTTGCTAAAGGGTTCTGACTTTACTTTTTTTGCCTCAATAACCCTATATGATAAATATTATAAACTTGCAAAAAATCCGGTATTATTTAAAGACGGGTTTAACCTTGAAATTGTTAATAAAAATATTGATATTCCAGAAATCAAAGAGATGCAACGCCCGCGTTTTATTTATATCGGGGGGTTAAATAAAAAGCTGTGTTTGGATTTTATAATTGAATTGGCCAAATACTTTCAAAATGGTTCAGTGATCCTGGTGGGACCCCGTACTGATGACATAAAGATACCTTCTTTAGGAAATATTTATCAGTTTCCTAAACAGATGTACGTAAACCTGGCTGGTTTTTTAAAGGAGGCCGATGCTGGCCTTGTCCCGTACTTCTCAGATGACTATTCCGGTGCAATGCACCCAGCTAAGTTAAATGAATACCTTAGTTTCGGACTACCTATAGTGGCCACTGCAACGCCGGAGTTAAAGCGCTTGAGTGAAATTTGGGGCAACGGGTATTTCTATCTAGGTAATTCAGCGGAAGAATTTGTGCGCGCTGCTGACAAAGCAATTGCTGAAGACAACGTTAAAATGAGACAAAAGCGCTTAAAAATGGCTCTAGAAAATACTTGGGAAAAGAGAATAAATGAGCTAAATGAAATAATAGGCAATATTTTTCATTAA